A single Streptomyces sannanensis DNA region contains:
- a CDS encoding GNAT family N-acetyltransferase, whose protein sequence is MTAPIAFRGADESDLGALVVLYDTAARWMQEKGIAQWRPGDKDAEHFRERIQTGEVWVAQRGDRIVGAYELWWDDEPAWGAQPPVAGYVHRLMTDRTHAPAGTGRVLLAHAEGRTARAGRGLCRLDCLSTNPRLRRYYEGTGYRVVGEQPSKVGKGGSRYGVTLLERQLIA, encoded by the coding sequence ATGACCGCACCCATCGCATTCCGCGGCGCGGACGAGAGCGACCTCGGCGCGCTCGTCGTGCTGTACGACACGGCCGCGCGCTGGATGCAGGAGAAAGGCATCGCGCAGTGGCGGCCCGGTGACAAGGACGCGGAGCACTTCCGGGAGCGGATACAAACGGGCGAGGTCTGGGTCGCCCAGCGCGGCGACCGGATCGTCGGGGCGTACGAGCTGTGGTGGGACGACGAGCCCGCCTGGGGTGCGCAGCCGCCCGTGGCCGGGTATGTGCACCGGCTGATGACCGACCGGACACACGCTCCCGCCGGGACCGGGCGGGTGCTGCTGGCCCACGCGGAGGGCCGGACGGCCAGGGCCGGGCGGGGGCTGTGCCGGCTGGACTGCCTGTCGACGAATCCCCGGCTGCGTAGGTACTACGAGGGCACGGGCTACCGCGTGGTCGGGGAGCAGCCTTCCAAGGTGGGCAAGGGCGGCAGCCGGTACGGGGTGACGCTGCTGGAGCGTCAGCTGATCGCGTAG
- a CDS encoding archease encodes MSEDRVAGDRPVPRPPRGHRSVPHTGDLAVEAWAPTREECIAEAVQGMVRSFADIPDPAAGTPRDGEVTADTDAQLLAAVLEDVIYRMDTAGELPADVSVRPTPDGVHVRYTMTGTETVTQIGAVPKAVALHGLRLAQEPQESRDPLTPREWVCHVTLDV; translated from the coding sequence GTGAGCGAGGACAGGGTGGCCGGCGACCGGCCCGTACCGAGGCCGCCCCGCGGTCACCGGAGCGTGCCGCACACCGGTGACCTCGCCGTCGAGGCATGGGCGCCGACCCGCGAGGAGTGCATCGCCGAGGCGGTCCAGGGCATGGTCCGCAGCTTTGCCGACATCCCGGACCCGGCGGCAGGCACCCCACGTGACGGCGAAGTCACCGCCGATACCGACGCACAGCTCCTCGCCGCCGTACTGGAGGACGTCATCTACCGGATGGACACAGCCGGTGAACTCCCCGCCGACGTCTCCGTCCGCCCAACCCCGGACGGGGTGCACGTGAGGTACACGATGACCGGCACCGAGACGGTCACCCAGATCGGCGCGGTACCCAAGGCGGTGGCCCTGCACGGGCTCCGGCTGGCCCAGGAGCCCCAGGAGTCGCGGGATCCGCTGACGCCCCGGGAGTGGGTCTGCCATGTGACCCTGGACGTGTGA
- a CDS encoding RtcB family protein, translating to MDIRLAEEGRWRFRIDRTDGMRVPGAVLAPRELLPDEPGDKSLEQVANVATLPGIIRASYAMPDIHWGYGFPIGGVAATDPAAGGVISPGGVGFDISCGVRLLTADLDRAALLPRLPELMDRLDPLIPRGLGKGALWHLKGRSELFELLLGGARYAVKRGHGVPRDLERCEDRGAVDDADPSQISERALERGAGQVGSLGSANHFLEVQVVDEVYDKDCARAFGFREGQICVMIHCGSRGLGHQICGDHVRVMDGVMRRYDIHVPDRQLACAPVDSPEGRDYLGAMAAAANFARANRHILADAARGVFKAVTGSGLDLVYDVSHNLAKLETREVDGTRRLLCVHRKGATRALPPGHPDLPDDLAAAGQPVLVPGTMGTASYVMTGVAGNEAFDSCCHGAGRVWSRHRAHREMTGRQLRADMRDAGVAMKPISWRSVIEEAPGAYKDVEAVVVASEHNGLGRVVARLVPLGVLKG from the coding sequence ATGGACATCCGGCTGGCAGAGGAAGGGCGCTGGCGTTTCCGGATCGACCGGACGGACGGCATGCGGGTGCCCGGCGCGGTCCTCGCCCCGCGGGAGCTCCTGCCGGACGAGCCCGGGGACAAGTCGCTGGAACAGGTGGCCAACGTCGCCACCCTGCCCGGGATCATCCGTGCCTCGTACGCGATGCCGGACATCCACTGGGGCTACGGTTTCCCGATCGGCGGCGTCGCCGCGACCGACCCCGCCGCCGGGGGCGTCATATCGCCCGGAGGCGTCGGCTTCGACATCTCCTGCGGCGTACGGCTGCTCACGGCCGACCTGGACCGCGCCGCCCTCCTGCCCCGGCTGCCGGAGCTCATGGACCGGCTGGACCCGCTGATCCCCCGGGGCCTGGGAAAGGGCGCGCTGTGGCACCTCAAAGGCCGCTCGGAGCTGTTCGAGCTGCTGCTCGGCGGTGCCCGCTACGCCGTCAAGCGCGGCCATGGCGTCCCTCGCGACCTGGAGCGCTGCGAGGACCGCGGCGCGGTGGACGACGCCGATCCCTCCCAGATCAGCGAGCGCGCCCTGGAACGCGGAGCCGGGCAGGTCGGCAGCCTGGGCTCGGCCAACCACTTCCTGGAAGTCCAGGTGGTCGACGAGGTGTACGACAAGGACTGCGCCCGGGCGTTCGGCTTCCGGGAGGGCCAGATCTGCGTCATGATCCACTGCGGTTCGCGCGGCCTGGGCCACCAGATCTGCGGCGACCATGTGCGGGTCATGGACGGCGTCATGCGCCGCTACGACATCCACGTTCCCGACCGGCAGCTCGCCTGCGCACCCGTCGACTCCCCGGAGGGCCGCGACTACCTCGGGGCGATGGCGGCGGCCGCCAACTTCGCCAGGGCCAACCGCCACATCCTCGCCGACGCCGCCCGCGGCGTGTTCAAGGCGGTCACCGGCTCCGGCCTGGACCTGGTCTACGACGTCTCGCACAACCTCGCCAAGCTGGAGACCAGGGAGGTCGATGGCACCCGCCGGCTGCTGTGCGTGCACCGCAAGGGCGCCACCCGGGCCCTGCCTCCCGGCCACCCCGACCTCCCGGACGACCTCGCGGCCGCCGGCCAGCCCGTGCTCGTACCCGGCACCATGGGCACCGCCTCCTACGTCATGACCGGAGTCGCCGGCAACGAGGCGTTCGACTCCTGCTGCCACGGCGCGGGCCGCGTCTGGAGCCGCCACCGCGCACACCGCGAGATGACCGGACGGCAACTCCGCGCGGACATGCGCGACGCGGGCGTGGCGATGAAGCCCATCTCCTGGCGCAGCGTCATCGAGGAGGCCCCCGGGGCGTACAAGGACGTGGAGGCCGTCGTCGTCGCGAGCGAGCACAACGGCCTGGGCCGGGTGGTGGCCCGGCTGGTCCCGCTGGGCGTGCTCAAGGGCTGA
- a CDS encoding type II toxin-antitoxin system VapC family toxin — MQPVILDTDVASRTHKGKLTGPLATHLIGRKPLITFVTFGELTQWAEIRDWGSLRRQELADWLSGIPVLPGDEAVAATWGKLSAAGRKAGKPQPVNDMWIAACCLTYDLPLATLNLKDYEYFKDIHGLRILGEE; from the coding sequence ATGCAACCCGTCATCCTCGACACCGACGTCGCCTCCCGCACCCACAAGGGCAAGCTCACCGGCCCCCTGGCCACCCACCTGATCGGCCGCAAACCGCTGATCACCTTCGTCACCTTCGGCGAGCTCACCCAGTGGGCCGAGATCCGCGACTGGGGCAGCCTCCGCCGCCAGGAACTCGCCGACTGGCTCTCCGGCATCCCCGTCCTGCCCGGTGACGAGGCCGTCGCCGCAACCTGGGGCAAGCTGTCCGCTGCCGGAAGGAAGGCTGGGAAGCCGCAGCCGGTCAACGACATGTGGATCGCCGCCTGCTGCCTCACCTACGACCTGCCGCTCGCGACCTTGAACCTCAAGGATTACGAGTACTTCAAGGACATCCACGGCCTGCGCATCCTCGGCGAGGAATAA
- a CDS encoding ATP-binding protein translates to MPAKPNRLFARDAEWQELNEFVSSGQSGAALGLVYGRRRQGKTLMLELLARETGGFLFAATQQTETQNLADLGAACATHQGMRRPIRFRDWRDALDELLRIGEEREVPVIIDEFPYLIAATPALPSYLQQALTPLGHAKEHTRTRLILCGSALTTMARLLGGGAPLRGRASLELVVRPFRYREAAAFWGLDGDPELAFRVHSLVGGTPAYKEMCGGSGPTSVEEFDHWVQRRLLNPASAMFREGSLLLREEPSISDPTSYAATLAAVSAGSRRRSEIASTLGRPSSALAHLLSGLQDIGLLEQTDDALREKRSTFKVAEPVVRLHQLLIQRHEPELVIGRADRVWSDNSDTVASKIYGPHFEDLARQWCMEHAGETVLGGRATHVRPTEIPCRSHGQGHELDVVVTESQPFAADRITAIGEAKGTLSPMDTPHLERLEHLRELLPAAKVTQRPRLLLFARCGFTAELQRTAAARGDVELIGLDRLYTGS, encoded by the coding sequence ATGCCCGCAAAACCGAATCGCCTGTTCGCCAGGGACGCCGAGTGGCAAGAGCTCAACGAGTTCGTGTCGTCCGGCCAGAGCGGTGCCGCGCTCGGGCTCGTCTATGGCCGACGTCGACAGGGCAAGACCCTGATGCTCGAGCTTCTCGCCCGGGAGACGGGTGGCTTCCTCTTCGCCGCCACGCAGCAGACCGAGACGCAGAACCTCGCCGACCTCGGCGCCGCCTGTGCCACCCACCAAGGAATGCGCAGACCGATTCGGTTCCGCGACTGGCGCGACGCCCTCGACGAACTCCTGCGTATCGGCGAGGAGCGTGAAGTCCCCGTCATCATTGACGAGTTCCCCTATCTCATCGCCGCCACGCCGGCCCTCCCCTCCTACCTGCAACAGGCTCTGACCCCTCTCGGCCACGCCAAGGAGCACACCCGTACCCGGCTGATTCTGTGCGGCAGCGCTCTCACCACCATGGCTCGGCTGCTCGGCGGAGGGGCGCCGCTGCGGGGGCGGGCGAGCCTGGAGCTTGTCGTTCGGCCGTTCCGCTACCGGGAAGCAGCCGCCTTCTGGGGGCTGGACGGCGACCCCGAGCTCGCCTTCCGGGTGCACTCTCTGGTGGGGGGCACCCCTGCGTACAAGGAAATGTGCGGCGGTTCAGGGCCCACCTCCGTCGAGGAATTCGACCACTGGGTGCAGCGCCGGCTGTTGAACCCCGCCTCCGCCATGTTCCGGGAAGGAAGTCTGCTGCTGCGCGAAGAGCCCTCGATCTCCGACCCCACCTCTTACGCGGCTACTCTCGCCGCGGTCAGCGCGGGCAGCCGCCGGAGAAGCGAGATCGCATCGACCTTGGGGCGGCCCAGCAGTGCCCTCGCTCATCTGCTTTCCGGGCTGCAGGACATCGGCCTTCTGGAACAGACCGACGATGCCCTGCGGGAGAAGCGGAGCACGTTCAAGGTCGCGGAACCGGTCGTGCGGCTGCACCAGCTGCTCATCCAGCGGCACGAGCCCGAACTCGTCATCGGCCGGGCCGACCGGGTCTGGTCGGACAACAGCGACACGGTCGCCTCGAAGATCTACGGACCGCACTTCGAGGACCTGGCACGCCAGTGGTGCATGGAGCATGCCGGCGAGACCGTGCTCGGCGGCCGGGCCACCCACGTACGCCCCACCGAAATCCCGTGCCGCAGCCATGGACAAGGCCACGAGCTGGACGTCGTGGTCACCGAGTCACAACCCTTCGCAGCAGACCGGATCACGGCGATCGGCGAGGCCAAAGGCACTCTCAGCCCCATGGACACCCCTCACCTCGAACGCCTGGAGCACCTGCGCGAACTCCTGCCTGCCGCGAAGGTGACCCAGCGTCCCAGGCTGCTGCTCTTCGCACGCTGCGGCTTCACCGCCGAACTCCAGCGAACCGCAGCCGCCCGGGGCGATGTAGAACTCATCGGCCTCGACCGGCTCTACACCGGAAGCTGA
- a CDS encoding IS701 family transposase, which produces MSRIAGRFARVEPRRRVRRLVLGLLSDLPRKNCWTIAEWAGESTPDAMQHLLSRAKWDADAVRDDVRGYVVEHLRDERAVLVVDETGDVKKGTATVGVQRQYTGTAGRIENAQVAVYLVYAGQRGHAAVDRELYVPRSWTADPDRCRAAGLGEETAFATKPELAARMVARFLDAGHRAAWVAGDEVYGGNPKLRTVLEERGTGYVLAVACSYEAATGAGKFRADTLAKKVPKRAWQKLSAGTGAKGHRFYDWAVIDLADPRPGSRQMLIRRNRSTGELAYYRCYSPAAVPLAELVRVAGSRWRVEEFFQSGKGLAALDEHQVRRYTSWSRWVTLAMLAHAFLAVVRADDHARQPAPNGLIPLTCNEIQRLFITLVVRPVHDAAHRLGWSDWRRRHQARSQASHYRRQAAQA; this is translated from the coding sequence ATGAGCCGGATCGCGGGTCGTTTCGCGCGGGTGGAGCCCCGCCGCCGAGTCCGGCGGTTGGTGCTCGGACTCCTGTCGGACCTGCCTCGCAAGAACTGCTGGACGATCGCCGAGTGGGCCGGGGAGTCCACCCCAGACGCGATGCAGCACCTGCTCAGCCGGGCCAAGTGGGACGCCGACGCGGTCCGTGATGACGTGCGGGGCTACGTGGTGGAGCACCTGCGCGACGAGCGGGCGGTGCTGGTGGTCGACGAGACCGGCGACGTGAAGAAGGGCACCGCCACGGTCGGTGTCCAGCGCCAGTACACCGGCACTGCCGGCAGAATCGAGAACGCCCAAGTTGCCGTCTACCTGGTCTACGCCGGTCAGCGCGGGCATGCCGCGGTGGACCGGGAGTTGTACGTCCCGCGCTCCTGGACCGCCGACCCCGACCGCTGCCGGGCCGCCGGGCTTGGCGAGGAGACCGCTTTCGCCACCAAGCCGGAACTGGCTGCGCGGATGGTCGCCCGGTTCCTGGACGCCGGCCACCGGGCCGCGTGGGTTGCGGGCGACGAGGTCTACGGCGGTAACCCGAAACTTCGCACGGTGCTGGAGGAACGCGGCACCGGCTACGTCCTCGCGGTGGCCTGCTCGTACGAAGCCGCAACTGGAGCCGGCAAGTTCCGTGCCGACACCCTGGCCAAGAAGGTCCCCAAGCGGGCCTGGCAGAAGCTGTCGGCGGGGACCGGTGCGAAGGGCCACCGCTTCTACGACTGGGCCGTCATCGACCTCGCCGACCCCCGACCCGGGAGCCGCCAGATGCTGATCCGCCGCAACCGCAGCACCGGCGAACTCGCCTACTACCGCTGCTACTCGCCCGCCGCAGTGCCGCTGGCCGAGTTGGTGCGAGTAGCTGGATCAAGGTGGCGGGTGGAGGAGTTCTTCCAGTCCGGCAAGGGCCTGGCCGCACTGGACGAGCACCAGGTCCGCCGCTACACGTCCTGGTCCCGTTGGGTCACCCTCGCCATGCTCGCCCACGCCTTCCTCGCCGTCGTCCGAGCCGATGACCATGCCCGCCAACCGGCACCGAACGGCCTCATACCCCTCACCTGCAACGAGATCCAGCGCCTGTTCATCACTCTCGTCGTCCGGCCCGTCCACGATGCCGCACATCGGCTCGGCTGGTCCGACTGGCGACGCCGCCACCAAGCCCGATCCCAGGCCAGCCACTACCGGCGGCAAGCCGCTCAAGCGTGA
- a CDS encoding TetR/AcrR family transcriptional regulator, translated as MTTGVVRRRMGVEERRQQLIGVALELFSHRSPDEVSIDEIAAAAGISRPLVYHYFPGKQSLYEAALRRAADELAALFLEPHEGPLGARLLRVMGRFFDFVDEHGPGFSALMRGGPAVGSTRTNAMIDEVRQAAYEQILAHLGVQEPPARLELVVRSWVSLAESTALIWLDGHRGLPSEARGRIPRAELELQLVHDFAVLCAVSAAYDAEMAAILLRVLANEPADGPFTDLVTRLAALAPGASLPAQRLA; from the coding sequence ATGACGACCGGGGTGGTACGCCGCAGGATGGGCGTCGAGGAGCGCAGACAGCAGCTGATCGGTGTCGCGCTGGAGCTGTTCAGCCATCGCTCGCCCGACGAGGTGTCGATCGACGAGATAGCCGCGGCGGCGGGGATTTCGCGGCCGCTGGTCTACCACTACTTCCCGGGGAAGCAGAGCCTGTACGAGGCGGCGCTGCGGCGTGCGGCCGACGAACTGGCCGCGCTCTTCCTGGAGCCGCACGAAGGGCCGCTCGGGGCGCGGCTGTTGCGGGTCATGGGGCGCTTCTTCGACTTCGTCGACGAGCACGGGCCCGGCTTCTCGGCCCTGATGCGGGGCGGACCGGCTGTCGGCTCGACGCGGACCAACGCGATGATCGACGAGGTGCGGCAGGCCGCGTACGAGCAGATCCTCGCGCACCTCGGGGTGCAGGAGCCGCCCGCACGGCTGGAGTTGGTGGTCAGGTCCTGGGTGTCGCTGGCCGAGTCGACGGCGCTGATCTGGCTGGACGGCCATAGGGGTCTCCCCAGTGAAGCGAGGGGAAGGATTCCGCGCGCGGAGCTGGAGTTGCAGCTGGTGCACGACTTCGCGGTGCTGTGCGCGGTGAGCGCGGCGTACGACGCGGAGATGGCCGCGATTTTGCTGCGGGTACTCGCGAACGAGCCGGCCGACGGGCCTTTCACGGACCTCGTCACCCGGCTCGCCGCGCTGGCGCCGGGGGCGTCGCTGCCCGCTCAGCGCTTGGCGTAG
- a CDS encoding LamG domain-containing protein → MANPDGTYTLTQSTTPQRARVEDGSWRSVDVTLERRADGSIGPKAAVVDLAFSDGGSGTDLIRLGNSKGSLELGWPAALPEPVLDGATATYPEVFEGVDLRLTATAEGYREVLVVKTAEAAANPELNQVTLTASGDGLDIVSGAGGGLRALDADGNAVFTGPAGQMWDSAGDDADAQTQLRRAAPGTGTGPGGEDGSVRPGQGDATAELPVQVSGNAITVRPDPKLLRGKDTVYPVFIDPPMGLSLQERTVLSSDGTRLWNFDGDEGVGNCSHLGPWYCGSDYTKRMYFEFAPTNLAGKHVLYAEFAAYETWSFSCTPHGVGLWRTNNISENTSWPGPARLDLMDSVSVSAGRGDYCSPSRPDQWVEFADPTLTSTVRSFADGKFPRLTLMLAASNESDPDAWKRFDDNATLRIDYVPKPGVPSPYGVIPGDGTTPFCATDYRDPTIVTRADPMVVGHVQTSVQPPSNGFKGSLRAFFQAQRSDTTTNTWVNTWNTTVPDTGYYSDGSKASERMTPRSDNTLYRVAVLTQSYYSQGGVTSWLSSPYTRWCYFKTDFAAPKAPVITSKGPYTQCTATSCVGMGGPGQAGEFEIKPNAVDTDVTEYRWRLLTETSAKTQTGSVVTIRPTPTIGGTQVLVVEAKDVRSRWGEPSEFIFKVAPGAGAVGRWQFADATPGATTAKDTATEGSVRHDATLVGGAEGSARARRGAGDLSLGLAGTDPAEQQAYASTGTPAVNTKDSFTVSAWAYLNDSSTTQAVLSAPGTTDTAFTLYYSSGHKRWAFNRGTQDKSTTPDVVVLGNTLNPPVRVWTHLAAVFDTKGDVDKTNDTIQLFVNGRPQGGPVTLSSKATEYEPWTSSEGTQIGRTKLSGTFQQHFRGYLDEVAVWQTALTAEQVRVDSGLEEDAVAATELVADWDASLATGTEMADRSGYLQPGLKLSTEGAQLSTSADGNKSLTLDGAKGYVSATGPVMDETGSFTVSATVQLDKAALDTKPIGYRAQIFAQSTAVGSESSWALWVEKLSADGYLWRFGRTATDATGKVLETASVPSQEPAALDTWVHVTGVFDAGEATGTGFGSTHLFVNQAEQPQEDMSSFNSAAQGAGALSAGRGSAAGTTGYYLPGALQQLRMWTGAMKADQVNAKVLGNPGNE, encoded by the coding sequence ATGGCGAACCCGGACGGTACGTACACCCTGACGCAGTCGACGACGCCGCAGCGAGCACGGGTCGAGGACGGCTCGTGGCGCAGCGTGGACGTGACGCTGGAGCGGCGCGCGGACGGGAGCATCGGGCCGAAGGCCGCGGTGGTGGATCTGGCGTTCTCCGACGGCGGCAGCGGCACGGACCTGATCCGGCTGGGCAACAGCAAGGGATCGCTGGAGCTCGGCTGGCCCGCCGCCCTGCCCGAGCCGGTCCTGGACGGGGCCACCGCCACGTATCCCGAGGTCTTCGAGGGCGTGGACCTCCGGCTGACCGCGACGGCCGAGGGCTACCGCGAGGTGCTGGTCGTCAAGACAGCCGAGGCCGCTGCGAACCCGGAGCTGAACCAGGTCACGCTCACGGCGTCCGGTGACGGCCTGGACATCGTGTCTGGTGCGGGCGGTGGCCTGCGGGCTCTCGACGCCGATGGGAACGCGGTGTTCACGGGCCCCGCCGGACAGATGTGGGACTCGGCCGGTGACGACGCCGACGCGCAGACACAGCTTCGCCGCGCCGCCCCGGGGACGGGTACAGGCCCCGGTGGTGAGGACGGCTCGGTCCGCCCCGGTCAAGGAGACGCCACGGCGGAGCTCCCCGTCCAGGTGAGCGGCAACGCGATCACCGTCAGGCCTGACCCGAAGCTGCTGCGCGGCAAGGACACGGTCTACCCCGTCTTCATCGACCCACCCATGGGCCTGAGCCTGCAGGAGCGTACGGTTCTGTCGTCGGACGGCACCCGCCTTTGGAACTTCGACGGTGACGAAGGTGTCGGCAACTGCAGCCACTTGGGGCCGTGGTACTGCGGCTCGGACTACACCAAGCGCATGTACTTCGAGTTCGCCCCGACCAACCTGGCCGGCAAGCATGTGCTCTACGCCGAGTTCGCCGCGTACGAGACCTGGTCGTTCTCCTGCACGCCGCACGGCGTGGGCCTGTGGCGGACCAACAACATCTCCGAGAACACCAGCTGGCCGGGCCCGGCGAGGCTGGATCTCATGGACTCCGTGAGCGTGTCGGCAGGCCGGGGCGACTACTGCAGCCCTTCCCGGCCGGACCAGTGGGTCGAGTTCGCGGACCCCACTTTGACCTCCACCGTCCGCTCCTTCGCGGACGGTAAGTTCCCCCGGCTGACGCTGATGCTCGCGGCGTCGAACGAGAGCGACCCCGACGCCTGGAAGCGCTTCGACGACAACGCCACCCTGCGCATCGACTACGTACCCAAGCCGGGGGTGCCCAGCCCGTACGGAGTCATCCCCGGCGACGGCACCACGCCGTTCTGTGCGACGGACTATCGCGACCCGACGATCGTGACTCGCGCCGATCCGATGGTCGTGGGACACGTACAGACGTCGGTCCAGCCCCCGTCGAACGGTTTCAAGGGGTCGCTTCGAGCGTTCTTCCAAGCTCAGAGGTCTGACACCACGACGAATACGTGGGTGAACACCTGGAATACGACCGTTCCGGACACGGGGTACTACTCCGATGGCTCGAAGGCCAGTGAACGTATGACGCCCCGTTCGGACAACACGCTCTATCGGGTTGCCGTCCTTACGCAGTCGTACTACTCCCAGGGGGGCGTGACTTCCTGGCTGTCGTCGCCGTACACGCGATGGTGCTACTTCAAGACCGATTTCGCGGCACCGAAGGCCCCCGTGATCACGAGCAAGGGGCCATACACCCAGTGCACCGCGACAAGCTGCGTGGGCATGGGCGGACCGGGCCAAGCCGGTGAATTCGAGATCAAGCCGAACGCCGTGGACACGGATGTCACCGAATACCGCTGGCGGCTTCTGACGGAAACGTCCGCCAAGACGCAGACCGGGTCGGTCGTGACGATCCGCCCGACGCCCACGATCGGCGGTACGCAGGTTCTCGTCGTCGAGGCCAAGGACGTACGCAGCCGCTGGGGCGAACCATCGGAGTTCATCTTCAAGGTGGCGCCAGGTGCCGGCGCCGTCGGACGGTGGCAGTTCGCTGACGCGACGCCAGGAGCGACCACGGCCAAGGACACCGCCACAGAAGGCTCCGTGCGCCACGACGCCACTCTCGTCGGAGGAGCGGAAGGTTCGGCCAGGGCGCGGCGCGGCGCGGGCGACCTGTCCCTCGGCCTCGCCGGCACCGACCCGGCCGAGCAGCAGGCATACGCGTCCACCGGGACACCGGCGGTGAACACCAAGGACTCGTTCACCGTGTCGGCCTGGGCGTACCTCAATGACAGCTCGACCACCCAGGCTGTTCTCTCCGCGCCCGGGACGACGGACACCGCGTTCACGCTCTACTACTCGTCGGGCCACAAGCGGTGGGCATTCAACCGGGGCACCCAGGACAAGAGCACGACACCGGATGTCGTGGTCCTCGGCAACACGCTGAACCCGCCGGTCAGGGTATGGACCCACCTTGCCGCGGTCTTCGACACCAAGGGCGACGTGGACAAGACGAACGACACCATCCAGTTGTTCGTCAACGGCCGTCCGCAGGGCGGTCCGGTGACACTGAGCAGCAAGGCGACCGAATACGAACCGTGGACGTCCTCGGAAGGCACACAGATCGGCCGGACCAAGCTCTCGGGCACCTTCCAACAGCATTTCCGCGGCTACCTGGACGAGGTCGCGGTCTGGCAGACCGCACTGACGGCCGAACAGGTGCGCGTCGATTCCGGCCTCGAGGAAGATGCTGTTGCGGCCACCGAACTGGTTGCGGACTGGGATGCTTCACTTGCCACCGGCACCGAGATGGCGGACAGGAGCGGTTACCTTCAGCCCGGCCTGAAGCTCTCCACCGAGGGAGCCCAGCTGAGCACGAGCGCCGACGGGAACAAGTCGCTCACTCTGGACGGTGCGAAGGGATACGTCTCCGCCACCGGACCAGTCATGGACGAGACCGGCTCGTTCACCGTCTCGGCCACCGTGCAACTCGACAAGGCGGCACTGGACACCAAGCCGATCGGCTACCGCGCTCAGATCTTCGCGCAGTCCACGGCCGTCGGCAGCGAGAGCTCATGGGCCCTGTGGGTGGAGAAGCTGTCCGCCGATGGTTACCTCTGGCGCTTCGGCCGTACCGCGACCGACGCGACCGGCAAGGTCCTGGAGACTGCGTCGGTGCCCTCCCAGGAGCCGGCCGCGCTCGACACCTGGGTCCATGTCACGGGTGTCTTCGACGCCGGTGAGGCCACGGGTACGGGCTTCGGCAGCACGCACCTCTTCGTGAACCAAGCGGAGCAGCCTCAGGAGGACATGTCCTCCTTCAACTCCGCGGCGCAGGGTGCCGGCGCCCTCTCCGCGGGCCGCGGCTCCGCGGCGGGCACGACCGGGTACTACCTGCCCGGCGCGCTGCAGCAGCTGCGTATGTGGACCGGGGCCATGAAGGCGGACCAGGTCAACGCCAAGGTCCTGGGCAACCCGGGCAACGAATAG